The Micromonospora sp. NBC_00421 genome contains a region encoding:
- a CDS encoding TetR/AcrR family transcriptional regulator — MQVSQSTGGTRERIQAVALELFTEQGYEKTSLREIAERLGVTKAALYYHFKSKEEIVNSYVEDRLHRMDELIDWAHGQPANRATRQALVSQYADTMFTTGQPSVMRFFEQNQTVLKSLTAGQQMRERMFRLADAICLGDDSPRAQLRAALVLFAVHSSWFAVRTPDITDDERKAIALEVAGELIAGMDE; from the coding sequence GTGCAGGTGAGTCAGAGCACAGGCGGCACACGGGAGCGCATCCAGGCCGTCGCGCTGGAGCTCTTCACCGAACAGGGCTACGAGAAGACCTCGCTCCGGGAGATCGCCGAGCGGCTCGGGGTGACCAAGGCCGCCCTCTACTACCACTTCAAGAGCAAAGAGGAGATCGTCAACAGCTACGTCGAGGACCGGTTGCACCGGATGGACGAGCTGATCGACTGGGCCCACGGCCAACCGGCCAACCGGGCCACCCGACAGGCGCTGGTCAGCCAGTACGCCGACACCATGTTCACCACCGGGCAACCCTCGGTGATGCGTTTCTTCGAGCAGAATCAGACGGTGCTCAAGAGCCTCACCGCAGGCCAGCAGATGCGCGAACGGATGTTCCGGCTGGCCGACGCGATCTGCCTGGGCGACGACTCGCCCCGGGCCCAACTCCGGGCGGCCCTGGTCCTGTTCGCCGTGCACAGCAGCTGGTTCGCCGTCCGGACCCCGGACATCACCGACGACGAGCGCAAGGCGATCGCCCTGGAAGTGGCCGGCGAGCTGATCGCCGGCATGGACGAGTAG
- a CDS encoding glycoside hydrolase family 26 protein, which produces MRTKYLVTFMVVLALAFTEFAVLRKVDITVTEAGGPAGVAAAEKQVPAYDVTALKSPKGKYLGVTVTGGAEMDRVRKFAEETGKTPNLVAIFESFDDKFAASEVRELHNYGALAVIRWEPYDVPLRDIAAGRHDAYVKEFATAVRALNLPIALTFAHEMNGHWYSWGTKKTSAAEYVAAWRHLHEIFTQQGATNVIWTWTPNVVNYLRKVSIKALYPGDAYVDWVGMDGYYTNRGPKTFQDLFVPTITQIRAFTRRPLLIVETGVEPSARRPGQITDLLTNVTRRKDFLGVAYFNINGSGKWNIDRDDAALRSFRRSAAKDTYGFDIRTVK; this is translated from the coding sequence GTGAGGACGAAGTACCTGGTCACCTTCATGGTGGTGCTCGCGCTGGCCTTCACCGAGTTCGCCGTGCTACGCAAGGTGGACATCACGGTCACCGAGGCCGGCGGACCGGCCGGGGTGGCCGCCGCCGAGAAACAGGTCCCGGCGTACGACGTCACCGCGCTGAAGTCGCCGAAGGGCAAGTACCTCGGCGTCACCGTGACCGGCGGCGCGGAGATGGACCGGGTCAGGAAGTTCGCCGAGGAGACCGGCAAGACCCCGAACCTGGTGGCGATCTTCGAGAGCTTCGACGACAAGTTCGCCGCCAGCGAGGTCCGGGAACTGCACAACTACGGCGCGCTGGCGGTGATCCGCTGGGAGCCGTACGACGTGCCGCTGCGGGACATCGCCGCCGGCAGGCACGACGCGTACGTCAAGGAGTTCGCCACCGCCGTACGTGCCCTGAACCTGCCGATCGCCCTCACCTTCGCCCACGAGATGAACGGGCACTGGTACTCCTGGGGCACCAAGAAGACCAGCGCAGCGGAGTACGTCGCCGCCTGGCGGCACCTGCACGAGATCTTCACCCAGCAGGGCGCGACCAACGTGATCTGGACCTGGACCCCGAACGTCGTCAACTACCTGCGCAAGGTCAGCATCAAGGCGCTCTACCCCGGTGACGCCTACGTCGACTGGGTGGGCATGGACGGTTACTACACCAACCGGGGGCCGAAGACGTTCCAGGACCTCTTCGTCCCCACGATCACCCAGATCCGCGCCTTCACCAGGCGTCCGCTGCTGATCGTGGAGACCGGCGTCGAACCGAGCGCCCGGCGGCCGGGCCAGATCACCGACCTGCTGACCAACGTGACCCGGCGCAAGGACTTCCTGGGGGTGGCGTACTTCAACATCAACGGCTCCGGGAAGTGGAACATCGACCGGGACGACGCCGCGCTGCGCTCGTTCCGCCGTTCCGCCGCGAAGGACACCTACGGCTTCGACATCAGGACGGTGAAGTGA
- a CDS encoding GNAT family N-acetyltransferase, protein MTPGNRSTGLLVRRAVPAEFAAVARLTVAAYEADGQLKGEHGYGGVLADVAARAEHGEILVAVDEVTGAVLGSVTFVLPGSPYAELSGPGEAEFRMLAVDPAAQGRGVGAELARACLSRAADQGCAAVVICVRSGLADAAHRLYAGLGFVRTPERDWSPLPGVDLLGLRRELTSGPA, encoded by the coding sequence TTGACCCCCGGGAACCGGTCGACCGGTTTGCTGGTCCGACGGGCCGTGCCGGCCGAGTTCGCGGCGGTGGCCCGGCTGACCGTCGCCGCGTACGAGGCCGACGGTCAGCTCAAGGGCGAGCACGGTTACGGCGGGGTGCTGGCCGACGTGGCCGCCCGGGCGGAGCACGGCGAGATCCTGGTCGCCGTCGACGAGGTGACCGGTGCCGTCCTCGGCTCGGTCACCTTCGTGCTGCCCGGCAGCCCATACGCGGAGTTGTCCGGACCGGGCGAGGCGGAGTTCCGGATGTTGGCGGTGGACCCGGCCGCCCAGGGGCGGGGTGTGGGCGCGGAGTTGGCCCGGGCCTGCCTGTCCCGGGCCGCCGACCAGGGCTGCGCGGCGGTGGTCATCTGCGTCCGCAGCGGGCTCGCCGACGCCGCGCACCGGTTGTACGCGGGGCTCGGCTTCGTCCGTACCCCCGAGCGGGACTGGTCGCCGCTGCCGGGCGTGGACCTGCTCGGCCTGCGCCGCGAGCTGACCTCCGGCCCGGCCTGA
- a CDS encoding glycosyltransferase family 2 protein — translation MTSPPAVDPAAVLSPTAEFRVPTQLSRWTPRRPTGAPHRPAYAPVPLPPTDDELVSYRKRRMAALMVPSLISFGCLITSQLLFVRLTPWLWLLAPLLFFTIVYYLISLAVNLFTPGFDMARHQELVRTWRPARHPSVDVFLPVCGEPPHVLRNTWEHVRAMGGHYRGEVTVYVLDDSPNEAMERMALAFGFVYQRRPNRGWFKKAGNMRYAFERTMSDFILVLDADFVPRKDMLDQMLPWFDAEPKTGIVQSPQYFRVHLGQTWVERGAGAVQELFYRSVQVSRQAHDSAICVGSCAIYRRDALFSIGGSTLIEHSEDVHTGFDLRIKGWNLRYIPVVLAAGLCPSDVDSFFTQQYRWCAGSMSLLGSKKFWSTKLRLRARLSYISGFCYYLHTGLFTFVAPIIPVLMLTAFAHQIALANYLLIVPSVVYNMIIFPFWHRNRYGLESWTVKMIYGWAHAFAIIDIVRGRRMGWQPTGGTAKKSKTRRLWTGMRVWTAGSGLVWAGAAGWRMLVEPAPWIFVPALLSAVFYLAVVGQALLVDPEKDVEVVR, via the coding sequence ATGACCTCACCACCTGCGGTCGACCCGGCCGCGGTGCTGTCGCCGACTGCGGAGTTCCGGGTACCGACCCAGCTGTCGAGGTGGACCCCCCGCAGGCCCACCGGCGCGCCGCACCGGCCCGCGTACGCCCCGGTGCCGCTGCCGCCGACGGACGACGAACTGGTCTCCTACCGCAAGCGGCGGATGGCCGCGCTGATGGTGCCGTCGCTGATCAGCTTCGGTTGCCTGATCACCAGCCAACTGCTCTTCGTCCGGCTCACCCCGTGGCTCTGGCTGCTCGCCCCGCTGCTGTTCTTCACGATCGTCTACTACCTCATCTCGCTGGCGGTCAACCTGTTCACCCCGGGCTTCGACATGGCCCGCCACCAGGAGCTGGTCCGGACCTGGCGGCCGGCGCGGCACCCGAGCGTCGACGTCTTCCTGCCGGTCTGCGGCGAGCCGCCGCACGTGCTGCGCAACACCTGGGAGCACGTCCGGGCGATGGGCGGTCACTACCGGGGCGAGGTCACCGTCTACGTGCTCGACGACTCGCCCAACGAGGCGATGGAACGGATGGCGCTCGCCTTCGGCTTCGTCTACCAGCGGCGGCCCAACCGGGGTTGGTTCAAGAAGGCCGGCAACATGCGGTACGCCTTCGAGCGCACCATGAGCGACTTCATCCTGGTCCTGGACGCCGACTTCGTCCCGCGCAAGGACATGCTCGACCAGATGCTGCCCTGGTTCGACGCCGAGCCGAAGACGGGCATCGTGCAGTCCCCGCAGTACTTCCGGGTGCACCTGGGGCAGACCTGGGTGGAGCGTGGGGCCGGGGCGGTGCAGGAGCTGTTCTACCGGTCGGTGCAGGTCTCCCGGCAGGCGCACGACTCGGCGATCTGCGTCGGCAGCTGCGCCATCTACCGCCGGGACGCGCTCTTCTCCATCGGCGGATCCACCCTCATCGAGCACTCCGAGGACGTGCACACCGGCTTCGACCTGCGGATCAAGGGGTGGAACCTGCGGTACATCCCGGTCGTGCTGGCGGCCGGGCTCTGCCCGTCGGACGTGGACTCGTTCTTCACCCAGCAGTACCGCTGGTGCGCCGGCTCGATGAGCCTGCTCGGCTCCAAGAAGTTCTGGTCGACGAAGCTGCGGCTGCGGGCCCGGCTCAGCTACATCTCCGGCTTCTGTTACTACCTGCACACCGGGCTGTTCACCTTCGTCGCGCCGATCATCCCGGTGCTGATGCTCACCGCGTTCGCGCACCAGATCGCGCTGGCCAACTACCTGCTGATCGTGCCCAGCGTGGTCTACAACATGATCATTTTCCCGTTCTGGCACCGCAACCGCTACGGGCTGGAGAGCTGGACGGTCAAGATGATCTACGGCTGGGCGCACGCCTTCGCCATCATCGACATCGTCCGGGGCCGGCGGATGGGCTGGCAGCCCACCGGCGGCACCGCCAAGAAGAGCAAGACCAGGCGGTTGTGGACCGGAATGCGGGTCTGGACCGCCGGTAGCGGCCTGGTCTGGGCCGGCGCCGCCGGCTGGCGGATGCTCGTCGAACCGGCCCCGTGGATCTTCGTACCGGCCCTGCTCAGCGCCGTCTTCTACCTGGCCGTCGTCGGGCAGGCGCTGCTTGTCGACCCGGAGAAGGACGTCGAGGTCGTGCGGTGA
- a CDS encoding tetratricopeptide repeat protein — MSEDPPALTAAEELALARLALDEGDLTHAADHLAAALVLAPTLPETHETLARIAAASGGDLDLFPLGHRAHVGAVVARAHLLAAAGRPAEGLDLLVAATGHAPGVDWAGVPWVTAPELAERLDPDRCARILMQVCAAVPDPVPRTGRVPLRPYLALARHAVAAHPRHALLLGAASALARRLGEATLAVTWASRGVRLAPSKLGEVWLGYAYRSAGRTREALAALERAVAHEPDDLAVYADIAGTLADNGRLDQALDWIDRALARDPTFDCAVHTAHRLRFLRDGDVGHLVALADFTRDHPDDSHEHTDLAESCRARPWLGQVTPATGAMVDALRRALAADGLPDAAVRLDTLEPPSAMRTVTAAVPGLYVEVTGVAEPDPREPRRAGECQLWRYDGTSAAPTLPAPSTAAADRVRQLAHPAWPHPPAAYDAAVGLATLELTDLLGLLVHPPEAPPTALGRVLTGQDPSLWVRCVQVWACLGLLHHRTDEPWTTSTRRRVLVELIWGVEDWITEAALFALVTAAWVDPAVRPDVADLVAERLTDVATVAQGRPVPIAISLAHLALATPAVDPTTTALAHRLLASPPRTGRAGRLARAWRRLTGPFRRRP; from the coding sequence GTGTCGGAGGATCCACCCGCGCTGACCGCGGCGGAGGAACTCGCCCTCGCCCGGCTCGCACTCGACGAGGGCGACCTGACCCACGCCGCCGACCACCTCGCCGCCGCGCTGGTGCTGGCACCGACCCTGCCCGAAACGCACGAGACGCTCGCCCGGATCGCCGCCGCCTCCGGCGGGGACCTCGACCTCTTCCCGCTCGGTCACCGCGCACACGTCGGGGCCGTCGTCGCCCGCGCCCACCTGCTCGCCGCCGCCGGCCGCCCGGCCGAAGGGCTGGACCTGCTGGTCGCCGCCACCGGCCACGCCCCCGGCGTCGACTGGGCCGGGGTGCCCTGGGTGACCGCCCCCGAGCTGGCCGAACGACTCGACCCGGACCGGTGCGCCCGGATCCTGATGCAGGTCTGCGCCGCGGTGCCCGACCCGGTGCCCCGGACCGGCCGGGTGCCCCTGCGGCCCTACCTCGCCCTCGCCCGGCACGCGGTCGCCGCGCACCCCCGGCACGCCCTCCTGCTCGGCGCGGCGTCCGCGCTGGCCCGGCGGCTCGGCGAGGCCACCCTCGCGGTCACCTGGGCCAGCCGGGGGGTACGCCTCGCGCCGTCCAAGCTCGGCGAGGTCTGGCTCGGGTACGCGTACCGCAGCGCCGGCCGGACCCGGGAGGCGCTGGCCGCCCTGGAGCGGGCCGTCGCGCACGAACCCGACGACCTCGCCGTCTATGCGGACATCGCCGGCACCCTGGCCGACAACGGGCGGCTCGACCAGGCTCTCGACTGGATCGACCGGGCCCTGGCCCGCGACCCGACCTTCGACTGCGCGGTGCACACCGCGCACCGGCTGCGGTTCCTGCGCGACGGCGACGTGGGCCACCTGGTCGCCCTCGCCGACTTCACCCGGGACCACCCCGACGACAGCCACGAGCACACCGACCTCGCCGAGTCCTGCCGGGCACGCCCCTGGCTCGGGCAGGTCACCCCGGCCACCGGCGCGATGGTCGACGCGCTGCGCCGGGCGCTCGCCGCCGACGGCCTCCCCGACGCGGCGGTACGTCTGGACACCCTGGAACCGCCGAGCGCGATGCGTACCGTCACCGCCGCCGTGCCCGGCCTCTACGTCGAGGTGACCGGGGTCGCCGAGCCGGACCCGCGGGAGCCGCGCCGGGCCGGTGAGTGCCAGCTCTGGCGCTACGACGGCACCAGCGCCGCGCCGACCCTGCCCGCCCCGTCCACCGCCGCCGCAGACCGGGTACGCCAGCTCGCCCACCCGGCGTGGCCACATCCACCGGCCGCGTACGACGCGGCGGTCGGGCTGGCCACCCTGGAGCTGACCGACCTGCTGGGCCTGCTGGTGCACCCGCCCGAGGCACCACCCACCGCGCTGGGCCGGGTGCTCACCGGCCAGGACCCGTCGCTCTGGGTGCGCTGCGTCCAGGTCTGGGCCTGCCTGGGCCTGCTGCACCACCGCACCGACGAGCCGTGGACGACCTCGACCCGCCGCCGGGTGCTGGTGGAGCTGATCTGGGGCGTCGAGGACTGGATCACCGAGGCGGCGTTGTTCGCCCTGGTCACCGCCGCCTGGGTGGACCCGGCGGTACGCCCCGACGTGGCCGACCTGGTGGCCGAGCGCCTCACCGACGTGGCGACCGTCGCCCAGGGGCGGCCGGTGCCGATCGCCATCTCCCTGGCCCACCTGGCACTGGCCACCCCGGCCGTGGACCCGACCACCACCGCGCTGGCCCACCGGCTCCTCGCCTCCCCGCCCCGGACCGGCCGGGCCGGTCGACTCGCCCGCGCCTGGCGTCGCCTCACCGGCCCGTTCCGCCGTCGCCCCTGA
- a CDS encoding SIS domain-containing protein — translation MAADIDEQPAGYARLLSAEHTGAITRVAAAVAQRRPRHVVFTARGTSDHAALYGAYLTEIRLGLPAGLASPSAVTVYGARPDLSDALVVGVSQSGGSPDLTEVLRTARERGALTLAVTNAPDSPLAQAAELGVDIAAGHERAVAATKTYTAELLALLLLVEGIRAGDGGLPTDQRAALDRLPELAERTLADPTPAQLAPRYRFAGQLVTTGRGYAYPTAREAALKLMETSYLPALAFSGADLLHGPLAMTDPDVPVLAVVGSGPGGRSMGEVLPRLGERRADVVVVGSAEVAGVTRMAVPEVDERYAPLLDILPLQRLALALALARGENPDAPRGLKKVTATM, via the coding sequence ATGGCCGCCGACATCGACGAGCAGCCCGCCGGTTACGCGCGGCTGCTCTCCGCCGAGCACACCGGGGCGATCACCCGGGTCGCGGCGGCCGTCGCGCAACGCCGCCCCCGGCACGTGGTCTTCACCGCCCGGGGCACCTCCGACCACGCCGCCCTCTACGGGGCGTACCTCACCGAGATCCGGCTCGGGCTGCCCGCCGGGCTCGCCTCGCCCAGCGCGGTCACCGTCTACGGGGCCCGTCCCGACCTCTCCGACGCGCTTGTCGTCGGAGTCAGCCAGAGCGGCGGCTCACCCGACCTCACCGAGGTGCTGCGCACCGCGCGCGAACGCGGCGCGCTCACCCTGGCGGTCACCAACGCCCCCGACTCGCCACTGGCGCAGGCCGCCGAGCTGGGCGTGGACATTGCCGCCGGGCACGAGCGGGCGGTCGCCGCGACGAAGACGTACACCGCCGAACTGCTCGCCCTGCTGCTGCTGGTGGAGGGGATCCGGGCCGGCGACGGCGGGCTGCCGACCGACCAGCGGGCCGCCCTGGACCGCCTCCCCGAGCTGGCCGAGCGCACCCTCGCCGACCCCACCCCGGCCCAACTCGCCCCGCGCTACCGGTTCGCCGGCCAGCTCGTCACCACCGGCCGGGGGTACGCGTACCCGACCGCCCGGGAGGCGGCGCTGAAGCTGATGGAGACGTCCTACCTGCCGGCGCTGGCCTTCTCCGGCGCGGACCTGCTGCACGGCCCGCTGGCGATGACCGACCCGGACGTGCCGGTACTGGCCGTGGTCGGCTCCGGCCCCGGCGGCCGGTCGATGGGCGAGGTGCTGCCCCGGCTCGGTGAACGCCGCGCCGACGTGGTGGTGGTCGGCTCGGCCGAGGTCGCCGGGGTCACCCGGATGGCCGTGCCCGAGGTCGACGAGCGGTACGCCCCGCTGCTGGACATCCTGCCGTTGCAGCGGCTCGCGCTCGCCCTGGCGCTGGCCCGGGGCGAGAACCCGGACGCCCCGCGGGGCCTGAAGAAGGTCACCGCGACGATGTGA
- a CDS encoding sensor histidine kinase yields MSTLRDLAEEHTKLRPADIDHLHRIAGDWQLLSDLSFADLLLWVPVDDDGTFLCVAQVRPTTAPTAYLDDQVGRIVGGPEVAHLEVAYRQGRIWREGDPVWYGDVPARHEAIPVRLRTAEGEAGEVIAVVGRDTNLSTARTPSQLELNYLTTADDLAQMIADGTFPPPRHPGETTSAPRVGDGLVRLDAGGKVTYASPNAQSAYRRLGYASHLVGEDLAKLHRRLASDPLDGTEAANGILAALRGEGPPRREIDARGATMLTRALPLMPAGVPIGALVLVRDITEVRRRDRALITKDATIREIHHRVKNNLQTVAALLRLQARRVSMPEARVALEESVRRVASIALVHETLSMSSDEAVEFDGIVDRVASAATEVAATEVSVGMRRTGSFGVLPAEIATSLVMVLNELLLNAVEHGFPPAEEGGEPAEPDAPPEVVVSAHRHRKQLHVSVADNGRGLPAEFDADRGGRLGLQIVRALVTGELRGSIELRHGPAGGTEAVLVVPLAKA; encoded by the coding sequence GTGTCCACGCTGCGCGACCTCGCCGAGGAGCACACCAAGCTCCGCCCGGCCGACATCGACCACCTGCACCGGATCGCCGGCGACTGGCAGTTGCTGTCCGACCTGTCCTTCGCCGACCTGCTGCTGTGGGTGCCGGTGGACGACGACGGGACGTTCCTCTGCGTCGCCCAGGTCCGCCCGACGACCGCCCCGACCGCCTACCTGGACGACCAGGTGGGGCGGATCGTGGGTGGGCCGGAGGTGGCCCACCTGGAGGTGGCGTACCGGCAGGGCCGGATCTGGCGGGAGGGCGATCCGGTCTGGTACGGCGACGTGCCGGCCCGGCACGAGGCGATCCCGGTCCGGCTGCGGACCGCCGAGGGGGAGGCCGGCGAGGTGATCGCGGTGGTCGGCCGGGACACCAACCTCTCCACCGCCCGCACCCCCAGCCAGCTGGAGCTGAACTACCTCACCACCGCCGACGACCTGGCCCAGATGATCGCCGACGGCACCTTCCCGCCGCCCCGGCACCCGGGCGAGACCACCTCGGCGCCCCGGGTGGGCGACGGGCTGGTCCGCCTCGACGCGGGCGGCAAGGTCACCTACGCCAGCCCCAACGCGCAGTCGGCGTACCGCCGGTTGGGTTACGCCTCCCACCTGGTGGGCGAGGATCTGGCCAAGCTGCACCGCCGGCTGGCCAGCGACCCGCTCGACGGCACCGAGGCGGCGAACGGCATCCTCGCCGCGCTGCGCGGCGAGGGTCCGCCCCGCCGGGAGATCGACGCCCGGGGGGCCACCATGCTCACCCGGGCCCTGCCGCTGATGCCCGCCGGGGTGCCGATCGGCGCGCTGGTCCTGGTCCGCGACATCACCGAGGTACGCCGCCGCGACCGGGCCCTGATCACCAAGGACGCCACCATCCGGGAGATCCACCACCGGGTGAAGAACAACCTCCAGACCGTCGCCGCGCTGCTGCGCCTGCAGGCCCGCCGGGTGTCGATGCCGGAGGCCCGGGTCGCCCTGGAGGAGTCGGTACGCCGGGTCGCCTCCATCGCCCTGGTGCACGAGACGCTCTCCATGTCCAGTGACGAGGCGGTCGAGTTCGACGGGATCGTCGACCGGGTGGCGAGCGCGGCGACCGAGGTGGCCGCCACCGAGGTGAGCGTCGGGATGCGCCGTACCGGCAGCTTCGGGGTGCTGCCCGCCGAGATCGCCACCTCGCTGGTGATGGTCCTCAACGAGTTGCTCCTCAACGCCGTCGAGCACGGGTTCCCGCCGGCCGAGGAGGGAGGCGAGCCGGCAGAGCCGGACGCCCCGCCGGAGGTGGTCGTCTCGGCCCACCGGCACCGCAAGCAGTTGCACGTCTCGGTGGCCGACAACGGGCGCGGCCTGCCGGCCGAGTTCGACGCCGACCGGGGCGGGCGGCTCGGGTTGCAGATCGTCCGGGCGCTGGTCACGGGGGAGTTGCGCGGCAGCATCGAGCTGCGCCACGGCCCGGCCGGGGGCACCGAGGCGGTGCTGGTGGTCCCGCTGGCGAAGGCATGA
- a CDS encoding biotin/lipoyl-binding carrier protein: MAEEIRAEMVANVWKVVASTGDTVSEGDTLVILESMKMEIPVVAESDGVVEQLVVNEGDVVQDGDLIAVIG, translated from the coding sequence ATGGCCGAGGAGATCCGCGCCGAGATGGTGGCCAACGTGTGGAAGGTCGTGGCGTCGACCGGGGACACCGTGTCGGAGGGGGACACGCTGGTGATCCTGGAGTCGATGAAGATGGAGATCCCGGTCGTCGCCGAGTCCGACGGCGTGGTCGAGCAGCTCGTGGTCAACGAGGGTGACGTGGTGCAGGACGGTGACCTGATCGCGGTGATCGGTTGA
- a CDS encoding MDR family MFS transporter, translating to MTQQNQATAKPNIRVVLFGLMIAMMLAMLDNMIVSTALPRIVSEFGGVNHFTWVVTAYVLGTTVSTPIWGKLGDLYGRKAVFLTSVVIFLIGSMLCGMSGSELLGGTGNGMVELIAFRAVQGLGAGGLMVGVMAIIGDLVPPRERGRYQGMIAGIMAIAMVAGPLVGGFITDNLSWRWAFYVNLPLGGLALLILATTMHLPKYRTEHRIDWLGAALLSVGITAIVLVTTWGGNSYDWASPQILGLVALALVSLVAFGFVEHRVAEPILPLGLFANRNFTLISAIGFLLGFAMFGAMNFLPLYQQTVQGASATNSGLLLLPMMFGMLVVSLVIGRAITKTGRYRMYPIAGGVLMALGMALLSRLEVDTGKVESSLYMLILGAGMGFLMQTSMLIAQNSVEQKDLGAASGAATFFRSIGGSFGISLFGAVFANRLAGSAAGSAFEGGTGEGQGLDLVKLGELPAQLREVVLGGLSDAISHVFLWATVITVAVPVLAWFIREIPLRTANEVPPADATGEEQAEIALGRAPVA from the coding sequence ATGACTCAGCAGAACCAGGCGACGGCGAAACCCAACATCCGGGTGGTGCTGTTCGGTCTGATGATCGCGATGATGCTCGCGATGCTCGACAACATGATCGTCAGCACCGCGCTGCCGAGGATCGTCAGCGAGTTCGGCGGCGTCAACCACTTCACCTGGGTGGTCACCGCGTACGTGCTGGGCACCACCGTCTCCACCCCGATCTGGGGCAAGCTCGGTGACCTGTACGGTCGCAAGGCGGTCTTCCTGACCTCGGTGGTCATCTTCCTGATCGGGTCGATGCTGTGCGGGATGTCCGGTTCGGAACTGCTGGGCGGCACCGGCAACGGGATGGTCGAGCTGATCGCGTTCCGGGCCGTACAGGGGCTCGGCGCCGGTGGCCTGATGGTCGGTGTGATGGCGATCATCGGTGACCTGGTGCCACCCCGTGAGCGGGGCCGCTACCAGGGCATGATCGCCGGGATCATGGCGATCGCCATGGTCGCCGGCCCACTGGTCGGCGGTTTCATCACCGACAACCTCTCCTGGCGCTGGGCGTTCTACGTCAACCTGCCGCTCGGTGGCCTCGCGCTGCTGATCCTGGCCACCACCATGCACCTGCCGAAGTACCGGACCGAGCACCGGATCGACTGGCTCGGCGCGGCGCTGCTCTCGGTCGGCATCACCGCGATCGTCCTGGTCACCACCTGGGGCGGCAACTCCTACGACTGGGCCTCCCCGCAGATCCTCGGTCTCGTCGCGCTGGCGCTGGTCAGCCTGGTCGCCTTCGGTTTCGTCGAGCACCGGGTCGCCGAGCCGATCCTGCCGCTCGGCCTCTTCGCCAACCGCAACTTCACGCTGATCTCGGCGATCGGCTTCCTGCTCGGCTTCGCGATGTTCGGCGCGATGAACTTCCTGCCGCTCTACCAGCAGACCGTGCAGGGCGCGTCGGCCACCAACAGCGGCCTGCTCCTGCTCCCGATGATGTTCGGCATGCTTGTGGTGTCCCTGGTGATCGGCCGGGCCATCACCAAGACCGGTCGCTACCGGATGTACCCGATCGCCGGTGGTGTGTTGATGGCCCTCGGCATGGCGCTGCTGTCCCGGCTGGAGGTCGACACCGGCAAGGTCGAGTCGTCGCTCTACATGCTGATCCTCGGCGCCGGCATGGGCTTCCTGATGCAGACCTCGATGCTGATCGCGCAGAACAGCGTGGAGCAGAAGGACCTCGGTGCGGCAAGCGGTGCGGCCACCTTCTTCCGCTCGATCGGCGGCTCGTTCGGCATCTCGCTCTTCGGTGCCGTCTTCGCCAACCGGCTCGCCGGCTCGGCGGCCGGCAGCGCGTTCGAGGGTGGCACCGGCGAGGGCCAAGGGCTGGACCTGGTGAAGCTCGGCGAACTGCCGGCGCAGCTGCGCGAGGTGGTGCTGGGCGGCCTCTCCGACGCCATCTCGCACGTCTTCCTCTGGGCGACGGTCATCACCGTCGCGGTGCCGGTGCTGGCCTGGTTCATCCGGGAGATCCCGCTCCGCACGGCGAACGAGGTCCCGCCGGCGGACGCCACCGGCGAGGAACAGGCCGAGATCGCCCTGGGCAGGGCCCCGGTCGCCTGA